In a genomic window of Epinephelus lanceolatus isolate andai-2023 chromosome 3, ASM4190304v1, whole genome shotgun sequence:
- the mvb12a gene encoding multivesicular body subunit 12A isoform X2 — MDSVLPALTRKTKQFRLWTKKLLTCQTVSPRRGRSKHRHRMSLMERGAVRPVTAVAWTSNNSTCPKDFTLISITEDGAAANFTRSFAMKSGYYLCYSKDLNGGMVVSDIQLISEKDSIPHGYCFIAEHLEAKASVWKKKRVCVRVVPVGSVDTAVLDIKVTAKSKMMLQHYTYVGDIHGYVLWCRKGHFSSPMPQAKPRSVSLDLRTLSLDQPSAPLPLRPSNPPPPLPHNKLSQRRHSLHTKDNIDKPADGSVHGITALDGVPFTLHPKFNVPANGPALQLNNIRIKSLQDIENEYNYTFAVEESAAKRTRPTVPTGDAPSA; from the exons ATGGATTCAGTACTTCCTGCTTTGACGAGGAAGACTAAGCAGTTTCGGCTGTGGACTAAAAAGTTGTTAACCTGCCAAACCGTGTCACCTCGAAGAGGCAGAAGCAAACACCGACACAGG ATGTCTCTGATGGAGCGTGGAGCAGTCCGGCCAGTCACAGCAGTGGCATGGACCTCCAACAACAGTACCTGCCCCAAAGATTTCACTCTG ATCAGCATCACAGAAGACGGAGCAGCAGCAAACTTTACACGCAGCTTTGCAATGAAGTCTGGATATTACCTCTGTTACAGCAAG GACCTGAATGGTGGCATGGTGGTGTCAGACATTCAGCTCATTTCAGAAAAGGACTCTATCCCTCATGGTTACTGCTTTATAGCAGAGCACCTCGAAGCAA aGGCCTCTGTTTGGAAGAAGaaacgtgtgtgtgtacgcGTCGTTCCAGTGGGTAGTGTGGACACAGCTGTGTTGGATATCAAAGTGACGGCCAAAAGCAAAATGATGTTGCAGCACTACACATATGTGGG AGACATCCACGGCTACGTGCTGTGGTGCAGAAAGGGACATTTTTCTAGCCCCATGCCCCAAGCCAAGCCCCGCAGTGTCAGCCTGGACCTCCGCACACTCTCACTGGATCAGCCGTCTGCTCCTCTGCCCCTCAGACCCAG CAACCCCCCTCCACCACTGCCACATAACAAACTGAGTCAGAGACGCCACAGCCTCCACACCAAGGACAACATTGACAAACCTGCTGATGGCAGTGTCCATGGGATCACAG CTCTGGATGGAGTTCCCTTTACTCTTCACCCAAAGTTCAATGTCCCGGCTAACGGCCCA GCTCTTCAACTTAACAACATTCGTATAAAGTCTCTCCAAGATATCGAAAATGAG TATAACTACACTTTTGCTGTGGAGGAATCAGCTGCCAAGAGGACCAGACCAACAGTGCCAACAGGAGACGCCCCATCAGCTTAG
- the mvb12a gene encoding multivesicular body subunit 12A isoform X1 has translation MDSVLPALTRKTKQFRLWTKKLLTCQTVSPRRGRSKHRHRMSLMERGAVRPVTAVAWTSNNSTCPKDFTLISITEDGAAANFTRSFAMKSGYYLCYSKDLNGGMVVSDIQLISEKDSIPHGYCFIAEHLEAKASVWKKKRVCVRVVPVGSVDTAVLDIKVTAKSKMMLQHYTYVGDIHGYVLWCRKGHFSSPMPQAKPRSVSLDLRTLSLDQPSAPLPLRPSNPPPPLPHNKLSQRRHSLHTKDNIDKPADGSVHGITALDGVPFTLHPKFNVPANGPQALQLNNIRIKSLQDIENEYNYTFAVEESAAKRTRPTVPTGDAPSA, from the exons ATGGATTCAGTACTTCCTGCTTTGACGAGGAAGACTAAGCAGTTTCGGCTGTGGACTAAAAAGTTGTTAACCTGCCAAACCGTGTCACCTCGAAGAGGCAGAAGCAAACACCGACACAGG ATGTCTCTGATGGAGCGTGGAGCAGTCCGGCCAGTCACAGCAGTGGCATGGACCTCCAACAACAGTACCTGCCCCAAAGATTTCACTCTG ATCAGCATCACAGAAGACGGAGCAGCAGCAAACTTTACACGCAGCTTTGCAATGAAGTCTGGATATTACCTCTGTTACAGCAAG GACCTGAATGGTGGCATGGTGGTGTCAGACATTCAGCTCATTTCAGAAAAGGACTCTATCCCTCATGGTTACTGCTTTATAGCAGAGCACCTCGAAGCAA aGGCCTCTGTTTGGAAGAAGaaacgtgtgtgtgtacgcGTCGTTCCAGTGGGTAGTGTGGACACAGCTGTGTTGGATATCAAAGTGACGGCCAAAAGCAAAATGATGTTGCAGCACTACACATATGTGGG AGACATCCACGGCTACGTGCTGTGGTGCAGAAAGGGACATTTTTCTAGCCCCATGCCCCAAGCCAAGCCCCGCAGTGTCAGCCTGGACCTCCGCACACTCTCACTGGATCAGCCGTCTGCTCCTCTGCCCCTCAGACCCAG CAACCCCCCTCCACCACTGCCACATAACAAACTGAGTCAGAGACGCCACAGCCTCCACACCAAGGACAACATTGACAAACCTGCTGATGGCAGTGTCCATGGGATCACAG CTCTGGATGGAGTTCCCTTTACTCTTCACCCAAAGTTCAATGTCCCGGCTAACGGCCCA CAGGCTCTTCAACTTAACAACATTCGTATAAAGTCTCTCCAAGATATCGAAAATGAG TATAACTACACTTTTGCTGTGGAGGAATCAGCTGCCAAGAGGACCAGACCAACAGTGCCAACAGGAGACGCCCCATCAGCTTAG